The following coding sequences are from one Nicotiana tomentosiformis chromosome 3, ASM39032v3, whole genome shotgun sequence window:
- the LOC104117109 gene encoding beta-fructofuranosidase, insoluble isoenzyme CWINV1-like codes for MASLKLYIPALILISIHVIRQFEAASHEIETPDQIYRTAFHFQPAKYWMNDPNGPMIYMGIYHFFYQYNPYDAQSGNIVWGHSTSTDLINWTPQPPALLRSEPYDFKGCFSGSTTILSGGKPAILYTGVDFSDIQVQNLAVPKNLLDPYLIEWVKSPYNPLITPNSVNKIDGQNFRDPTTAWVNPTDGNWRMVVGNKKNNTGIGLLYKSKNFIDWIQTEQPLHFLNNSGMWECPDFFPVSTISQIGLDTSIMGPNVKHVFKVSVANSDYYTIGIYNPNKDIFVPDNESLDIGLGFRYDYGKYYASKTFFDSATNRRILFGWVSEAVNIVDINSIRGWAGLQGIPRRIWLQKSGNQLLQWPIVEIEKLRINNPVVEGTTALMAGSVREISGVTATQADVEISFAAKTLEKAEIWEANWTNPQQVCSIKGASVKGGIGPFGLLVLASKDMQEYTAVFFRIFKGNNNNFIVLMCSDQSRSSLHLPSTDYDKTTYGAFLNVDPVQEKLSLRTLIDHSIVESFGGEGKACITARVYPTNLAVDGGSHLYVFNNGSENVEISNLTAWSMKTAQIN; via the exons ATGGCCAGCCTTAAACTTTATATTCCAGCTTTAATACTAATTTCTATTCATGTAATTCGGCAATTTGAAGCTGCTTCTCATGAAATAGAGACACCCGATCAGATATACAGGACTGCGTTTCATTTTCAACCTGCTAAGTATTGGATGAACG ATCCTAATG GACCAATGATATACATGGGAATTTACCATTTCTTCTACCAATACAATCCTTACGATGCACAATCCGGAAACATAGTCTGGGGACATTCTACATCAACTGATCTTATCAACTGGACACCTCAGCCGCCGGCACTACTCCGATCAGAGCCTTATGATTTTAAAGGCTGTTTTTCAg GTTCTACAACAATTCTCTCCGGCGGAAAACCGGCAATTCTCTATACCGGAGTAGACTTCTCCGATATCCAAGTTCAAAATCTAGCCGTGCCCAAAAATTTATTGGACCCTTACCTTATAGAATGGGTAAAATCACCTTATAATCCACTAATAACACCTAATTCAGTGAATAAAATTGATGGTCAAAATTTCAGAGACCCAACTACTGCTTGGGTAAATCCTACAGATGGTAATTGGAGAATGGTAGttggaaataaaaaaaataacacaGGAATTGGTTTATTGTACAAAAGCAAGAATTTTATTGATTGGATTCAAACTGaacaacctttgcattttttAAACAATTCTGGAATGTGGGAATGTCCTGATTTTTTCCCAGTTTCAACAATTAGTCAAATTGGTTTAGACACTTCAATTATGGGTCCAAATGTAAAACATGTATTCAAAGTAAGTGTAGCAAATTCTGATTACTATACAATTGGAATATATAATCCAAATAAGGATATTTTTGTCCCGGATAATGAATCCTTGGATATTGGATTAGGATTTAGATATGATTATGGAAAGTATTATGCTTCAAAAACATTTTTTGATAGTGCTACTAATAGGAGAATTTTATTTGGATGGGTTAGTGAAGCAGTAAATATTGTTGATATAAATAGTATTAGAGGTTGGGCTGGTCTTCAAGGAATTCCTAGAAGAATTTGGCTTCAGAAATCTGGAAATCAGCTGTTGCAATGGCCAATAGTCGAAATTGAAAAGCTTCGAATTAATAATCCAGTTGTTGAAGGTACTACTGCGCTTATGGCTGGATCAGTACGTGAAATATCCGGCGTCACAGCTACACag GCAGATGTAGAAATTTCTTTCGCAGCGAAAACGTTGGAAAAGGCAGAGATATGGGAAGCAAATTGGACAAATCCACAGCAAGTTTGTAGCATAAAAGGTGCATCAGTAAAAGGTGGGATTGGACCATTTGGATTGCTTGTCTTGGCATCTAAGGACATGCAAGAATATACTGCAGTTTTCTTCAGAATTTTCAAAGGAAATAACAACAATTTTATAGTGCTCATGTGTAGTGACCAGAGCAG GTCTTCCTTACACTTGCCTTCAACTGATTATGACAAAACTACTTATGGAGCCTTCTTGAATGTGGATCCTGTTCAAGAAAAATTGTCGCTAAGGACTTTG ATTGATCACTCAATAGTGGAGAGCTTTGGTGGAGAGGGAAAAGCTTGCATTACAGCAAGGGTTTACCCAACTAATTTAGCAGTGGATGGTGGGAGCCATTTGTATGTCTTCAACAATGGTTCAGAGAATGTTGAGATCTCAAATTTAACTGCTTGGAGCATGAAAACAGCGCAGATCAATTGA
- the LOC104108864 gene encoding glyoxylate/succinic semialdehyde reductase 2, chloroplastic isoform X1: MAMCSTFCPRVSTHLNCKPFSFSPAKTHRFFVSFKAFSSQTSASTPKADDTPASIGFLGLGIMGSPMAQNLIKAGRDVTVWNRTKSKCEPLISMGAKYKSSPEEVAASCGVTFAMLADPESAMDVACGKYGAAKGMGPGKGYVDVSTVDGETSKLICEHIRATGAHFLEAPVSGSKKPAEDGQLIFLTAGDNVLYETVAPLLDIMGKSRFYLGEVGNGAAMKLVVNMVMGSMMASFSEGLVLSEKVGLDPSVLVEVISQGAISAPMYAMKGPSMVKSLYPTAFPLKHQQKDLRLALGLAESVSQPTPIAAATNELYKVAKSHGLSDQDFSAVIEALKVKLQHQT, encoded by the exons ATGGCAATGTGCTCCACTTTTTGTCCCCGTGTATCCACTCACCTAAATTGCAAACCCTTCTCCTTTTCCCCAGCTAAAACCCATCGCTTCTTTGTTTCATTCAAGGCCTTTTCTTCTCAAACTTCTGCTTCTACTCCCAAAG CTGATGATACTCCAGCAAGCATTGGATTTCTAGGTCTTGGAATTATGGGCTCCCCTATGGCGCAAAATCTCATAAAAGCAGG ACGTGACGTGACAGTTTGGAATAGGACCAAGAGCAAATGTGAACCCCTTATCTCCATGGGTGCAAA ATACAAGTCCTCCCCTGAGGAAGTTGCAGCATCTTGTGGCGTCACatttgccatgcttgcagaccCTGAGAGTGCA ATGGATGTTGCTTGTGGAAAATATGGAGCTGCAAAAGGAATGGGTCCCGGAAAAGG TTATGTAGATGTTTCTACAGTTGATGGTGAAACTTCTAAACTGATCTGTGAGCATATCAGAGCTACTGGAGCTCATTTTTTGGAG GCTCCAGTATCAGGGTCCAAGAAGCCAGCAGAAGATGGACAGCTAATATTTCTCACTGCAG GTGACAACGTGCTGTATGAAACAGTTGCTCCACTGTTGGATATCATGGGGAAG TCAAGATTTTACCTTGGTGAAGTTGGTAATGGAGCTGCAATGAAACTTGTCGTCAATATGGTTATGGGAAG TATGATGGCCTCCTTTTCTGAAGGATTAGTACTTAGCGAGAAAGTTGGACTTGATCCAAGTGTATTAGTGGAG GTGATCTCGCAGGGTGCTATTAGTGCTCCAATGTATGCCATGAAAGGTCCTTCAATGGTTAAATCTTTGTATCCGACAGCGTTTCCTCTGAAGCATCAGCAAAAG GACCTTCGTCTAGCTCTGGGTTTAGCTGAATCTGTTTCACAACCCACTCCAATTGCTGCTGCAACCAATGAACTTTACAAGGTTGCAAAATCTCATGGTCTCAGTGACCAGGACTTTTCTGCAGTAATTGAAGCATTAAAAGTGAAATTACAACACCAAACTTAA
- the LOC104117110 gene encoding nucleosome assembly protein 1;4 isoform X2, producing the protein MSNSNKDQFDMSDLGASLPAAAAALSAEDRAGLVNALKNKLQNLAGQHSDILETLTPQVRKRVDVLRELQSQHDELESQFFEERSALEAKYQKLYAPLYTKRYEIVNGVVEVEGVNEALMNQGEDKEAENEKGVPNFWLTAMKTNEILAEEISERDEEALKYLKDIKWCKIDDRKGFKLEFFFDTNPFFTNSVLTKTYHMIDDDDPILEKAIGTKIDWCPGKCLTQKILKKKPKKGSKNAKPIIKTENCESFFNFFKPPQVPEDDDDDDIDEDAAEELQNLMEQDYDIGSTIRDKIIPHAVSWFTGEAAEADEFEDIEDATADDDDEDEDEEDEEDEDDEEEEKSKKKKRSKAQVGEGQQGERPPECKQQ; encoded by the exons ATGAGTAATTCCAATAAAGATCAGTTTGACATGTCCGATCTCGGCGCTTCTCTCCCCGCCGCTGCCGCCG CTTTGAGTGCTGAAGATCGTGCTGGCTTGGTGAATGCGCTCAAG AATAAGCTTCAGAATTTGGCTGGGCAGCATTCGGATATACTCGAAACTTTGACTCCACAAGTTAGGAAGCGTGTGGATGTTTTAAGAGAGCTTCAG AGCCAACATGATGAGCTGGAATCACAGTTTTTCGAGGAGAGGTCTGCGCTGGAAGCTAAATACCAGAAGCTGTATGCACCTTTATATACAAAG AGATATGAAATAGTAAATGGGGTTGTCGAAGTGGAGGGTGTTAATGAAGCCCTGATGAACCAGGGAGAGGATAAAGAGGCTGAAAATG AGAAAGGTGTTCCCAACTTCTGGCTGACTGCAATGAAGACTAATGAAATATTGGCAGAGGAG ATCTCAGAGCGTGATGAGGAAGCTTTAAAGTACCTCAAGGATATCAAGTGGTGCAAGATTGATGATCGAAAGGGTTTTaagcttgagttcttctttgataCAAACCCTTTCTTCACGAATTCTGTCTTGACTAAAACCTATCacatgattgatgatgatgatccTATATTGGAGAAGGCCATAGG GACCAAGATTGATTGGTGTCCTGGTAAATGCTTGACGCAAAAGATCCTAAAAAAGAAGCCAAAGAAGGGGTCAAAAAATGCTAAACCCATAATCAAGACTGAGAACTGCGAGAGCTTTTTCAATTTCTTTAAGCCACCACAAGTAcctgaagatgatgatgatgatgacataGATGAAGATGCT GCTGAAGAACTTCAGAATCTAATGGAACAAGATTACGATATTGG CTCGACAATTCGGGACAAAATCATCCCCCATGCTGTGTCATGGTTTACTGGTGAGGCTGCTGAAGCGGATGAATTTGAAGATATTGAAGATGCTActgctgatgatgatgatgaagatgaggacgaagaagatgaagaagatgaggaTGATGAAGAAGAGGAGAAGAGCAAAAAGAAG AAGAGGTCGAAAGCACAAGTTGGAGAAGGTCAGCAGGGGGAACGTCCTCCAGAGTGCAAGCAGCAGTAG
- the LOC104108864 gene encoding glyoxylate/succinic semialdehyde reductase 2, chloroplastic isoform X2, with product MLSSRTSLSAADDTPASIGFLGLGIMGSPMAQNLIKAGRDVTVWNRTKSKCEPLISMGAKYKSSPEEVAASCGVTFAMLADPESAMDVACGKYGAAKGMGPGKGYVDVSTVDGETSKLICEHIRATGAHFLEAPVSGSKKPAEDGQLIFLTAGDNVLYETVAPLLDIMGKSRFYLGEVGNGAAMKLVVNMVMGSMMASFSEGLVLSEKVGLDPSVLVEVISQGAISAPMYAMKGPSMVKSLYPTAFPLKHQQKDLRLALGLAESVSQPTPIAAATNELYKVAKSHGLSDQDFSAVIEALKVKLQHQT from the exons atgctttcatcaaggacgag TTTGTCTGCAGCTGATGATACTCCAGCAAGCATTGGATTTCTAGGTCTTGGAATTATGGGCTCCCCTATGGCGCAAAATCTCATAAAAGCAGG ACGTGACGTGACAGTTTGGAATAGGACCAAGAGCAAATGTGAACCCCTTATCTCCATGGGTGCAAA ATACAAGTCCTCCCCTGAGGAAGTTGCAGCATCTTGTGGCGTCACatttgccatgcttgcagaccCTGAGAGTGCA ATGGATGTTGCTTGTGGAAAATATGGAGCTGCAAAAGGAATGGGTCCCGGAAAAGG TTATGTAGATGTTTCTACAGTTGATGGTGAAACTTCTAAACTGATCTGTGAGCATATCAGAGCTACTGGAGCTCATTTTTTGGAG GCTCCAGTATCAGGGTCCAAGAAGCCAGCAGAAGATGGACAGCTAATATTTCTCACTGCAG GTGACAACGTGCTGTATGAAACAGTTGCTCCACTGTTGGATATCATGGGGAAG TCAAGATTTTACCTTGGTGAAGTTGGTAATGGAGCTGCAATGAAACTTGTCGTCAATATGGTTATGGGAAG TATGATGGCCTCCTTTTCTGAAGGATTAGTACTTAGCGAGAAAGTTGGACTTGATCCAAGTGTATTAGTGGAG GTGATCTCGCAGGGTGCTATTAGTGCTCCAATGTATGCCATGAAAGGTCCTTCAATGGTTAAATCTTTGTATCCGACAGCGTTTCCTCTGAAGCATCAGCAAAAG GACCTTCGTCTAGCTCTGGGTTTAGCTGAATCTGTTTCACAACCCACTCCAATTGCTGCTGCAACCAATGAACTTTACAAGGTTGCAAAATCTCATGGTCTCAGTGACCAGGACTTTTCTGCAGTAATTGAAGCATTAAAAGTGAAATTACAACACCAAACTTAA
- the LOC104108046 gene encoding heterogeneous nuclear ribonucleoprotein 1-like isoform X2, translated as MILLQESFSLEALLGRPMKVSGRPRGFGFVTFADPEVVNKVLEEDHVIDGRTVEVKRTVPKEDMQVKGAPKTKKIFVGGLPLSLTEDELKEYFSSYGYVLEHQIMLDRETGRSRGFGFVTFDSEHAIEKVLNNGRMHEICGKQVEIKRAEPKRAGPEYANGSRQHLGGSGSKSYSGFGGSEGGFGGGYGGMMGRGYGGYGGYGGYGNIGGSYGGGAAGFYSGYGGYGYGFGFSGPMYGAGGYGGTSYAAPGSYGGPTGYAGGRGYTSGDGSWYGGAKGSVSGNAKGYGVGGSTGGAKAYGNGGAASGRFHPYQK; from the exons ATGATTCTTCTGCAGG AAAGCTTTTCGTTGGAGGCATTGCTTGGGAGACCAATGAAG GTCTCTGGAAGGCCGCGAGGATTTGGATTTGTAACATTTGCTGACCCAGAAGTTGTGAATAAGGTTTTAGAGGAAGACCACGTCATAGATGGTAGAACG GTGGAAGTGAAGAGGACAGTACCTAAGGAGGACATGCAAGTTAAAGGAGCTcccaaaacaaagaaaatttttgtCGGCGGTCTTCCATTATCTTTAACCGAAG ATGAGTTGAAGGAATATTTTTCTTCTTATGGCTATGTTCTGGAGCACCAAATCATGCTGGACCGCGAGACTGGTCGGTCCCGAGGCTTTGGCTTCGTGACTTTTGATAGTGAACATGCCATTGAAAAAGTTTTAAACAATGGCCGTATGCATGAAATCTGTGGCAAACAA GTTGAAATTAAGAGGGCTGAGCCAAAAAGAGCTGGTCCTGAATATGCAAACGGGAGCAGGCAGCATCTTGGTGGTAGTGGCTCGAAATCATACAGTGGCTTTGGTGGGTCTGAAGGAGGGTTTGGTGGTGGATATGGTGGAATGATGGGTAGAGGGTATGGTGGATATGGCGGCTATGGTGGTTATGGAAACATTGGAGGAAGTTATGGTGGGGGTGCTGCAGGATTCTACTCTGGGTATGGTGGATATGGTTATGGATTTGGGTTTAGTGGACCTATGTATGGGGCAGGTGGATACGGAGGCACTAGCTATGCGGCTCCTGGTAGCTATGGTGGTCCCACTGGGTATGCTGGCGGTAGAGGATATACAAGCGGCGATGGTAGCTGGTATGGTGGGGCTAAAGGCTCCGTATCTGGCAATGCTAAAGGGTATGGTGTTGGTGGTAGCACTGGAGGTGCTAAAGCATATGGGAATGGTGGTGCTGCAAGCGGAAGGTTTCATCCCTACCAGAAGTGA
- the LOC104108046 gene encoding heterogeneous nuclear ribonucleoprotein 1-like isoform X1, with the protein MDYDVAEQNDGNYQPLQPYSETRGDNSAGRELKHSIDDSSAGKLFVGGIAWETNEESFRKYFSRFGETTDCVIMMDKVSGRPRGFGFVTFADPEVVNKVLEEDHVIDGRTVEVKRTVPKEDMQVKGAPKTKKIFVGGLPLSLTEDELKEYFSSYGYVLEHQIMLDRETGRSRGFGFVTFDSEHAIEKVLNNGRMHEICGKQVEIKRAEPKRAGPEYANGSRQHLGGSGSKSYSGFGGSEGGFGGGYGGMMGRGYGGYGGYGGYGNIGGSYGGGAAGFYSGYGGYGYGFGFSGPMYGAGGYGGTSYAAPGSYGGPTGYAGGRGYTSGDGSWYGGAKGSVSGNAKGYGVGGSTGGAKAYGNGGAASGRFHPYQK; encoded by the exons ATGGATTATGATGTAGCTGAACAAAATGATGGTAACTATCAACCACTACAGCCGTATTCAGAAACCCGTGGAGATAATAGTGCAGGCCGTGAATTAAAGCATTCAATCGATGATTCTTCTGCAGG AAAGCTTTTCGTTGGAGGCATTGCTTGGGAGACCAATGAAG AATCTTTTAGGAAATATTTCAGCAGGTTTGGAGAGACAACTGATTGTGTGATAATGATGGATAAGGTCTCTGGAAGGCCGCGAGGATTTGGATTTGTAACATTTGCTGACCCAGAAGTTGTGAATAAGGTTTTAGAGGAAGACCACGTCATAGATGGTAGAACG GTGGAAGTGAAGAGGACAGTACCTAAGGAGGACATGCAAGTTAAAGGAGCTcccaaaacaaagaaaatttttgtCGGCGGTCTTCCATTATCTTTAACCGAAG ATGAGTTGAAGGAATATTTTTCTTCTTATGGCTATGTTCTGGAGCACCAAATCATGCTGGACCGCGAGACTGGTCGGTCCCGAGGCTTTGGCTTCGTGACTTTTGATAGTGAACATGCCATTGAAAAAGTTTTAAACAATGGCCGTATGCATGAAATCTGTGGCAAACAA GTTGAAATTAAGAGGGCTGAGCCAAAAAGAGCTGGTCCTGAATATGCAAACGGGAGCAGGCAGCATCTTGGTGGTAGTGGCTCGAAATCATACAGTGGCTTTGGTGGGTCTGAAGGAGGGTTTGGTGGTGGATATGGTGGAATGATGGGTAGAGGGTATGGTGGATATGGCGGCTATGGTGGTTATGGAAACATTGGAGGAAGTTATGGTGGGGGTGCTGCAGGATTCTACTCTGGGTATGGTGGATATGGTTATGGATTTGGGTTTAGTGGACCTATGTATGGGGCAGGTGGATACGGAGGCACTAGCTATGCGGCTCCTGGTAGCTATGGTGGTCCCACTGGGTATGCTGGCGGTAGAGGATATACAAGCGGCGATGGTAGCTGGTATGGTGGGGCTAAAGGCTCCGTATCTGGCAATGCTAAAGGGTATGGTGTTGGTGGTAGCACTGGAGGTGCTAAAGCATATGGGAATGGTGGTGCTGCAAGCGGAAGGTTTCATCCCTACCAGAAGTGA
- the LOC104108864 gene encoding glyoxylate/succinic semialdehyde reductase 2, chloroplastic isoform X3 — MGSPMAQNLIKAGRDVTVWNRTKSKCEPLISMGAKYKSSPEEVAASCGVTFAMLADPESAMDVACGKYGAAKGMGPGKGYVDVSTVDGETSKLICEHIRATGAHFLEAPVSGSKKPAEDGQLIFLTAGDNVLYETVAPLLDIMGKSRFYLGEVGNGAAMKLVVNMVMGSMMASFSEGLVLSEKVGLDPSVLVEVISQGAISAPMYAMKGPSMVKSLYPTAFPLKHQQKDLRLALGLAESVSQPTPIAAATNELYKVAKSHGLSDQDFSAVIEALKVKLQHQT, encoded by the exons ATGGGCTCCCCTATGGCGCAAAATCTCATAAAAGCAGG ACGTGACGTGACAGTTTGGAATAGGACCAAGAGCAAATGTGAACCCCTTATCTCCATGGGTGCAAA ATACAAGTCCTCCCCTGAGGAAGTTGCAGCATCTTGTGGCGTCACatttgccatgcttgcagaccCTGAGAGTGCA ATGGATGTTGCTTGTGGAAAATATGGAGCTGCAAAAGGAATGGGTCCCGGAAAAGG TTATGTAGATGTTTCTACAGTTGATGGTGAAACTTCTAAACTGATCTGTGAGCATATCAGAGCTACTGGAGCTCATTTTTTGGAG GCTCCAGTATCAGGGTCCAAGAAGCCAGCAGAAGATGGACAGCTAATATTTCTCACTGCAG GTGACAACGTGCTGTATGAAACAGTTGCTCCACTGTTGGATATCATGGGGAAG TCAAGATTTTACCTTGGTGAAGTTGGTAATGGAGCTGCAATGAAACTTGTCGTCAATATGGTTATGGGAAG TATGATGGCCTCCTTTTCTGAAGGATTAGTACTTAGCGAGAAAGTTGGACTTGATCCAAGTGTATTAGTGGAG GTGATCTCGCAGGGTGCTATTAGTGCTCCAATGTATGCCATGAAAGGTCCTTCAATGGTTAAATCTTTGTATCCGACAGCGTTTCCTCTGAAGCATCAGCAAAAG GACCTTCGTCTAGCTCTGGGTTTAGCTGAATCTGTTTCACAACCCACTCCAATTGCTGCTGCAACCAATGAACTTTACAAGGTTGCAAAATCTCATGGTCTCAGTGACCAGGACTTTTCTGCAGTAATTGAAGCATTAAAAGTGAAATTACAACACCAAACTTAA
- the LOC104117111 gene encoding E3 ubiquitin-protein ligase CIP8-like, which translates to MDYAPVVNDTCYAYEDESLDISCVEPTRYDQFFIKIEVEFRKLPEQDQDNDEPDFSRLEITRKTEIFLERCNRMPYNNLSLHSVTRMLDIMGVQVYDHEYMFYRMLLCADKIVNEPHNRNKKILPMKVFITIAVNYSLEEPDDSFVLIHTNTVQFKAIPAGNKYVEGLEKVRIEETELGRECVICMEKMEVGSEARKMPCSHVYHGNCLMNWLVVKRVCPLCRFVLPSRMRIQNLE; encoded by the coding sequence ATGGATTATGCACCAGTAGTGAATGATACTTGTTATGCCTACGAAGATGAGAGTCTCGACATAAGCTGCGTTGAACCAACACGTTACGACCAGTTCTTCATCAAGATTGAAGTTGAATTTCGGAAGTTGCCTGAACAAGACCAAGATAATGATGAACCAGATTTCTCCCGCTTAGAAATCACAAGAAAAACAGAAATATTTCTGGAGCGATGTAATCGAATGCCATACAACAACTTATCGTTGCACAGCGTTACAAGAATGTTGGATATAATGGGAGTGCAGGTATATGATCATGAATATATGTTTTATCGTATGCTGTTATGTGCGGATAAAATTGTCAATGAACCCCACAACAGGAACAAGAAAATACTCCCAATGAAGGTTTTTATTACTATCGCTGTCAATTACTCTTTAGAAGAACCTGACGATTCCTTTGTTTTGATTCACACGAATACTGTGCAATTCAAAGCAATTCCAGCTGGGAATAAATATGTTGAGGGTTTAGAGAAGGTGAGAATAGAAGAAACAGAGTTGGGAAGGGAATGTGTGATATGCATGGAAAAGATGGAGGTTGGAAGTGAAGCAAGAAAAATGCCCTGTTCTCATGTGTACCATGGAAACTGTTTAATGAACTGGTTAGTTGTGAAGAGGGTTTGTCCACTTTGCCGGTTTGTGTTGCCTTCTCGGATGCGAATTCAGAACTTAGAGTAG
- the LOC104117110 gene encoding nucleosome assembly protein 1;4 isoform X1, with translation MSNSNKDQFDMSDLGASLPAAAAALSAEDRAGLVNALKNKLQNLAGQHSDILETLTPQVRKRVDVLRELQSQHDELESQFFEERSALEAKYQKLYAPLYTKRYEIVNGVVEVEGVNEALMNQGEDKEAENEKGVPNFWLTAMKTNEILAEEISERDEEALKYLKDIKWCKIDDRKGFKLEFFFDTNPFFTNSVLTKTYHMIDDDDPILEKAIGTKIDWCPGKCLTQKILKKKPKKGSKNAKPIIKTENCESFFNFFKPPQVPEDDDDDDIDEDAAEELQNLMEQDYDIGSTIRDKIIPHAVSWFTGEAAEADEFEDIEDATADDDDEDEDEEDEEDEDDEEEEKSKKKSSALKVE, from the exons ATGAGTAATTCCAATAAAGATCAGTTTGACATGTCCGATCTCGGCGCTTCTCTCCCCGCCGCTGCCGCCG CTTTGAGTGCTGAAGATCGTGCTGGCTTGGTGAATGCGCTCAAG AATAAGCTTCAGAATTTGGCTGGGCAGCATTCGGATATACTCGAAACTTTGACTCCACAAGTTAGGAAGCGTGTGGATGTTTTAAGAGAGCTTCAG AGCCAACATGATGAGCTGGAATCACAGTTTTTCGAGGAGAGGTCTGCGCTGGAAGCTAAATACCAGAAGCTGTATGCACCTTTATATACAAAG AGATATGAAATAGTAAATGGGGTTGTCGAAGTGGAGGGTGTTAATGAAGCCCTGATGAACCAGGGAGAGGATAAAGAGGCTGAAAATG AGAAAGGTGTTCCCAACTTCTGGCTGACTGCAATGAAGACTAATGAAATATTGGCAGAGGAG ATCTCAGAGCGTGATGAGGAAGCTTTAAAGTACCTCAAGGATATCAAGTGGTGCAAGATTGATGATCGAAAGGGTTTTaagcttgagttcttctttgataCAAACCCTTTCTTCACGAATTCTGTCTTGACTAAAACCTATCacatgattgatgatgatgatccTATATTGGAGAAGGCCATAGG GACCAAGATTGATTGGTGTCCTGGTAAATGCTTGACGCAAAAGATCCTAAAAAAGAAGCCAAAGAAGGGGTCAAAAAATGCTAAACCCATAATCAAGACTGAGAACTGCGAGAGCTTTTTCAATTTCTTTAAGCCACCACAAGTAcctgaagatgatgatgatgatgacataGATGAAGATGCT GCTGAAGAACTTCAGAATCTAATGGAACAAGATTACGATATTGG CTCGACAATTCGGGACAAAATCATCCCCCATGCTGTGTCATGGTTTACTGGTGAGGCTGCTGAAGCGGATGAATTTGAAGATATTGAAGATGCTActgctgatgatgatgatgaagatgaggacgaagaagatgaagaagatgaggaTGATGAAGAAGAGGAGAAGAGCAAAAAGAAG TCTTCAGCACTAAAGGTGGAATGA